The Engystomops pustulosus chromosome 1, aEngPut4.maternal, whole genome shotgun sequence genome has a window encoding:
- the LOC140113888 gene encoding uncharacterized protein: MSATTLTFSEDEAANILSQVTNPTDFLNIPQDVFKRRDWERDLKKLTSFELHSVTLAEYYKTGRIPRGLRVNLRPTLFAEEEEFRNDFEKVLNKCSLDLMVLTISRLQKGIEELRCKTKATEQQLQDCMKPEEFSTLKSSVDTLINKYRKDTEDTKRNKYLRDLEDYRLNRVYKWRDFSSWQYGASRSGRRHDPRSSSSSSDRSTNQGRRRPFRKGGNREPPGKPDGGADTIVEITNPPHRGPAVNAPPPQPPLTRSQKRTQNEENT; encoded by the exons ATGTCAGCAACAACGCTTACTTTTAGCGAGGATGAAGCTGCCAATATCTTATCGCAGGTGACTAATCCTACAGATTTCCTCAATATCCCACAGGACGTCTTCAAAAGGAGAGACTGGGAGAGGGATCTTAAGAAATTAACCTCTTTTGAACTCCACTCCGTGACATTAGCGGAGTATTACAAAACCGGTCGCATACCCCGTGGATTAAGGGTTAATCTGCGACCAACCCTCTTTGCTGAGGAGGAAGAGTTTCGTAATGACTTTGAGAAGGTTTTAAACAAATGTTCTCTCGACTTGATGGTACTCACGATATCCCGTTTACAAAAGGGGATTGAGGAACTACGTTGTAAAACCAAAGCTACTGAACAACAATTACAAGATTGTATGAAACCAGAAGAGTTCTCTACATTAAAATCTTCAGTGGATACTTTGATAAATAAGTATCGTAAAGACACGGAGGACACCAAAAGAAACAAATACCTACGTGACCTAGAGGACTATAGACTCAACAGGGTCTACAAATGGCGCGATTTCTCCAGCTGGCAATATGGCGCATCGAGGTCTGGAAGACGTCACGACCCACGTTCTTCAAGTTCCAGCAGCGACCGCAGTACCAACCAAGGGAGACGCCGCCCTTTTCGCAAAGGTGGGAACAGAGAACCCCCAGGAAAACCCGACGGGGGGGCAGACACCATCGTAGAAATTACCAACCCACCTCATCGAGGTCCAGCGGTGAACGCACCTCCTCCTCAACCACCTCTGACCCGGTCTCAG AAACGTACTCAGAACGAGGAGAATACCTGA